From one Melospiza melodia melodia isolate bMelMel2 chromosome 4, bMelMel2.pri, whole genome shotgun sequence genomic stretch:
- the SYPL1 gene encoding synaptophysin-like protein 1, with protein sequence MVGLRIDISMLLEPLGFVKVLEWVLAIFVFATCGGFRGETALLVSCEGVVNKTVTAAFSYPFRLNAAVFSAPDPKGCGGTWTDVCLTGDFSSSAQFFVALAALVFLYCVTALVVYIGYNHVYQHNNKFPITDLAISVLIAFLWLVSTFVWAKALADIKVSTGASIVPGIESCKAPGTTCHFLSVTRMGILNVSVVFGLLNMILWAGNIWLIYKDTNLHSQWNRISESPTERV encoded by the exons ATGGTGGGCTTGAGGATAGACATCAGCATGCTCCTGGAGCCTCTGGGCTTTGTTAAGGTCCTTGAATGG GTTCTTGCCATCTTTGTTTTTGCCACATGTGGAGGCTTTCGAGGTGAAACTGCTCTTCTAGTTTCCTGTGAGGGTGTGGTAAACAAAACAGTTACAGCTGCTTTTTCTTATCCATTCAG GTTGAATGCTGCTGTATTTAGTGCACCGGACCCAAAAGGCTGTGGTGGCACCTGGACTGATGTCTGCCTCACGGGTGACTTCTCCTCTTCTGCACAGTTCTTTGTTGCACTGGCAGCATTGGTGTTCCTCTACTGTGTTACTGCCCTTGTGGTATATATTGGATATAACCATGTGTATCAGCACAATAACAAGTTTCCAATAACT GACTTGGCAATCAGTGTCTTGAtagccttcctgtggctggtcAGTACTTTTGTTTGGGCAAAGGCGCTTGCTGACATCAAGGTGTCCACAGGAGCCAGCATTGTTCCAGGAATTGAGTCTTGCAAAGCACCAGGAACAACTTGCCATTTTCTTTCTGTGACCCGCATGGGAATCCTGAATGTGTCAGTG gTGTTTGGCTTGCTTAATATGATTTTATGGGCAGGAAATATTTGGCTTATATACAAGGACACCAACTTGCACAGCCAATGGAACAGAATTTCTGAAAGTCCAACCGAAAGGGTATAA